The Synechococcus sp. RS9909 genomic interval GATCGCCTTGCCGCCTTCTTTGCCGGTGAGGGTGAGTTCCAGCACGCGCGCGAGCTCGATTGCATCCTCGAAGAAACACTCGAAGAAATCCCCCAGCCGGTAGAGCAGCACCCGTTCGGGATGGGCTGCCTTCAGCTCCACGTAGTGGCGCAGCATCGGCGTCAGCTGCAGCGGATCCACCTGGCTGTGATGGGCCCAGGCCGGCGCATCGCTGCCGTCATCATGTGCGTCGGCGGCTTCATTGCCGTGGTCGCTCGCCGGTGTTGCCTCCGCCTCCTGCTCGCGGCGCTGGCGCGGCCGTTGGCGGGCATCAGCGCTCAGGCTGGCATCACTGAGGTCTGCCGTTGCAGCGGCGTCCTGGTCGGAGCGGCTGCGTTGCGGCTGTGGGTCCGCGGCGGGTTCAGGAGCTCCGAACAGATTGCCCTGCAGGGCCTGTTCCGGGGGCTGGGCAGCGGACCTTGGCATGGGGGCGCGTCCGGTGCGGGCACTAGCGGGATCGTACCGATCCCGGGTGGGGTCAAAGGCGCCAAGGGTTCAGCACCTTCACCCCATCCAGCATCCGCTCATGACCGAAATCTTCGGAAAAGAGTACGGAGCAGTGGCTGCGAATGGCGGCTTCGGCGATCAGGGCATCAAACCAACTGAGTTGTTCCCGTGCGGCCAGCTCGTTGGCATCCAAAATCATCGCCGTGTCGGTCGTCACCACATCAAACCCAGCCATCGCTTCCAGCAGGGCGCGGATCTGAGCAGCGCTCAGGGCGGGCCGTAACTTGCGCGTTGCAACTGATCGCAGTTCGATCAATACCTGTGTGCTGATCACCACGTCATCCCGGCCGACCACCTCCGGCAGCCACCGTTGCATGCGTGCCTGTTTTTTGGGTTCGCGTCCGTCCAGTCGATAAGCCCAGACGTTGGTGTCGATGAAAACGCGCATCAGGACTGTGCATGCAGCGATTCCCTGCTCCAGGGTTCACTGCTGGCGCAATCGAGGCCGGAGGCCAGGGCTTCCAAGCGGTTCAGGGCTTCCAGACGCCGGCTGCGGCGGTCGACGTAGCGGTGGAGGAACTCGCGCACAACAGCGTTGACGGATGTCTTGTCGCGCAACGCCACTTCGCGTGCCTGTTGAAGCAGGTCGTCGTCGATCGCCAGGGTGAGGTTGGCCATGGCGTCATCGTGGCATAACTGCCGTGCAGCACGGATCCTGCGTTTGTGATTGCTGGTCCCGGGGTCATCCCCCGTAACCTGAACCACCGGCTGCCGGCCTTCGACCCATGCCCGCCTTCGAGCTCTCGGCGCCCTATTCCCCGAAAGGTGATCAACCGACGGCGATCCAGCAGCTGGTGGAGGGGGTGAACGGCGGTGAGCGCTTCCAGACCCTGCTCGGGGCCACGGGCACGGGCAAGACGTTCACGATGGCGAATGTGATCGCCCA includes:
- a CDS encoding PIN domain-containing protein translates to MRVFIDTNVWAYRLDGREPKKQARMQRWLPEVVGRDDVVISTQVLIELRSVATRKLRPALSAAQIRALLEAMAGFDVVTTDTAMILDANELAAREQLSWFDALIAEAAIRSHCSVLFSEDFGHERMLDGVKVLNPWRL
- a CDS encoding DUF2191 domain-containing protein, whose translation is MANLTLAIDDDLLQQAREVALRDKTSVNAVVREFLHRYVDRRSRRLEALNRLEALASGLDCASSEPWSRESLHAQS